One part of the Halobacteriovorax vibrionivorans genome encodes these proteins:
- the ffh gene encoding signal recognition particle protein, with product MFDNLSDKFSEAFKNISGKGKISESNIEETLKLVKTALLEADVNFKVVKNFINNVKEEALGEKVIKGVNPEEQFVKIVHDELAKTMGDKNTELNYIEGGITPILVVGLNGQGKTTFSGKLSLFLSKKEKKNVLLVPADTFRPAAKDQLITLAKSMNMDWFDSDLSKHPKDIAADAMAFAKENGKDIVIIDTAGRLHVDEELMGQIKEVRQGLEGLNPEVLMVADAMTGQEAVNVAKSFHEAVGLTGVVLSKMDSDARGGAALSIKHVTGVPIKFISTGEKMKDLELFHPDRLAGRILDMGDVLTLVEKAEAAIDKDDAEGMMKRLEKGKFSVNDFMKQMDMMKNLGSMASIMKMIPGMGGMLKQVGDLTPAENEMKRMRVIINSMTKKERDNYKIMKDSHIKRIAKGSGNTEAQVRDFIAKFKQMEQMMGGLSKMMKGGAMPGMPGMPGMDGMPGMPGLGGKKKKPRKKGGKWGGGFF from the coding sequence ATGTTTGATAATTTAAGTGATAAGTTTTCAGAAGCGTTTAAGAATATTTCAGGTAAGGGAAAGATCTCTGAAAGTAATATTGAAGAAACATTAAAGCTTGTTAAGACAGCTCTTTTAGAAGCAGATGTTAATTTTAAAGTCGTAAAGAACTTCATTAATAACGTTAAAGAAGAAGCTCTTGGTGAGAAAGTTATCAAAGGTGTTAATCCAGAGGAACAATTTGTTAAGATCGTTCACGACGAACTTGCAAAGACAATGGGTGATAAGAACACTGAGCTTAATTATATAGAAGGTGGAATCACTCCTATTTTAGTCGTTGGTTTAAACGGTCAAGGTAAAACAACTTTTTCTGGGAAGCTTTCACTTTTCCTATCAAAGAAAGAGAAGAAGAACGTTCTTCTTGTTCCTGCCGATACATTTAGACCTGCTGCCAAAGATCAGCTAATTACTCTTGCAAAATCAATGAATATGGATTGGTTTGATTCAGACCTTTCAAAACACCCTAAAGATATCGCAGCTGATGCCATGGCATTTGCCAAAGAAAACGGTAAGGATATCGTTATTATCGATACGGCCGGACGTCTTCATGTTGATGAAGAATTAATGGGGCAAATTAAAGAAGTACGCCAAGGACTTGAAGGGCTAAATCCAGAAGTTCTAATGGTTGCAGATGCCATGACTGGGCAAGAAGCAGTAAATGTTGCAAAGAGCTTCCATGAAGCTGTAGGGCTTACTGGTGTTGTTCTTTCAAAAATGGACTCTGATGCTCGTGGTGGTGCCGCGCTTTCAATTAAGCACGTAACAGGAGTTCCAATTAAATTCATCTCAACTGGTGAGAAGATGAAAGACCTTGAACTCTTTCACCCGGACCGTCTTGCGGGACGAATCCTTGATATGGGTGATGTTCTAACGCTAGTTGAAAAAGCTGAAGCTGCTATTGATAAAGATGATGCTGAAGGCATGATGAAGCGTTTAGAGAAAGGGAAGTTTTCTGTAAATGATTTCATGAAACAAATGGATATGATGAAGAACTTAGGTTCAATGGCATCAATCATGAAAATGATCCCTGGTATGGGTGGCATGCTTAAGCAAGTAGGGGATCTGACTCCTGCTGAAAATGAAATGAAGAGAATGCGCGTTATCATCAACTCGATGACGAAGAAAGAGCGCGACAATTATAAGATCATGAAAGACTCTCACATCAAGCGAATTGCAAAAGGTTCAGGAAATACTGAAGCTCAGGTTCGTGACTTCATTGCTAAATTTAAGCAAATGGAGCAGATGATGGGTGGACTATCAAAGATGATGAAAGGTGGAGCGATGCCGGGGATGCCTGGTATGCCAGGAATGGACGGGATGCCTGGAATGCCTGGACTTGGTGGTAAGAAAAAGAAACCACGCAAGAAAGGCGGAAAATGGGGCGGTGGCTTCTTCTAA
- a CDS encoding HAD family hydrolase, whose amino-acid sequence MFDCDGTLVSSKEAVISAVAEVMSIILQRDVSIEEARKKYGPDMVYTANQFGLDPVGSEIQRNKLMSTWKEVTSKQSNDYKLFAGMKKLILDLLNQEFQLYVWTARDRRSTLRILDDQDVLQHFLELRCLDDTTPKPHPQGLIEMLEDAPKDKIMLIGDSFSDTQGAKSFGVKSIGALWESGITKDGFGEHTADYWATHPSECLEIILNNINK is encoded by the coding sequence GTGTTTGATTGTGATGGGACTCTCGTTTCATCAAAAGAGGCCGTCATTAGTGCTGTCGCGGAAGTTATGAGTATTATTCTTCAGCGTGACGTAAGTATTGAAGAGGCCCGTAAAAAGTATGGCCCTGATATGGTATATACTGCAAATCAATTTGGACTCGACCCAGTGGGAAGTGAAATTCAAAGAAATAAGCTTATGAGCACTTGGAAAGAAGTTACTTCTAAGCAAAGTAATGATTATAAGTTGTTTGCAGGAATGAAGAAGCTAATCTTGGATCTACTAAATCAAGAGTTTCAGCTCTACGTATGGACGGCACGTGATCGTAGGTCGACTCTTAGAATTTTAGATGATCAGGATGTGTTGCAGCACTTCTTGGAGCTTCGTTGTCTAGATGATACAACTCCTAAACCTCATCCACAGGGACTTATCGAAATGCTTGAAGACGCACCTAAAGATAAGATTATGCTAATAGGTGATAGTTTCTCAGATACACAAGGAGCCAAGAGCTTTGGTGTAAAGTCCATCGGTGCTCTTTGGGAGAGTGGGATTACAAAAGATGGATTTGGTGAGCACACTGCCGATTATTGGGCAACTCATCCAAGTGAATGTTTAGAAATAATTTTGAATAATATAAATAAATAG
- a CDS encoding tRNA dihydrouridine synthase, translating into MANNRTFSPSLQAKIDTLMSRRPKVKLGDISFDSPLLLAPMSSICTAPYRLLMEELGAGGTVSELVSCHGINYKNEKTVKMLEIHPREKNIGLQLFGEDGTAMAEAAKVAQEREPKFIDINMGCPVRKVVSKGGGSALMKDTSKLGKYFNQMKSAIEVPLTIKIRTGWDDDSINAQEVIHIAKEEGVEFVAIHGRTRTQAYKGLANWDLLETIAQTSPLPIIGNGDLHSWQMTQKRLMATRCQALMLGRGPLRNPFIFLESFLKEDDDIQFTPSDYLEVIERFRDYLEEYTDRERTVLITLRKNIVWMAAGFPNVTHFRNAMFQTPDIEETMNVTREYFDAIKDGHKKIDHNQVFMAGGHG; encoded by the coding sequence ATGGCCAATAATCGCACTTTTTCACCATCTCTTCAAGCTAAGATTGACACCTTGATGTCACGACGCCCAAAAGTCAAACTTGGGGATATTTCTTTTGATTCACCACTTCTACTTGCTCCAATGAGTAGTATTTGTACCGCTCCATATCGTTTATTGATGGAAGAGCTGGGTGCTGGTGGAACAGTTAGTGAGCTCGTTTCATGTCACGGCATCAATTATAAGAATGAAAAGACTGTTAAAATGCTAGAAATCCATCCAAGAGAGAAGAATATCGGACTTCAACTCTTTGGTGAAGACGGCACGGCCATGGCAGAAGCGGCCAAAGTCGCACAAGAGCGCGAGCCAAAGTTCATCGATATTAACATGGGGTGTCCAGTTAGAAAGGTTGTTTCTAAAGGCGGTGGCTCTGCTCTTATGAAAGATACTTCTAAACTTGGTAAGTACTTCAATCAAATGAAGTCGGCCATTGAAGTTCCTCTAACAATTAAAATTAGAACTGGTTGGGATGATGATTCTATCAATGCCCAAGAAGTTATTCATATCGCAAAAGAAGAAGGTGTCGAATTTGTTGCTATTCATGGGCGAACGCGTACACAGGCCTATAAGGGCCTTGCAAATTGGGATCTACTAGAAACTATTGCCCAGACTTCTCCTCTACCAATTATTGGAAACGGGGATCTTCACTCTTGGCAAATGACACAAAAGAGACTTATGGCAACTCGCTGTCAGGCCCTAATGCTTGGCCGAGGGCCTCTTAGAAATCCATTCATCTTCTTAGAAAGTTTTCTAAAAGAAGACGACGATATTCAATTTACCCCTAGTGACTACTTGGAGGTTATTGAAAGATTCCGCGATTATCTTGAAGAGTACACGGATCGAGAAAGAACTGTTCTGATAACTCTTAGAAAGAATATCGTATGGATGGCCGCTGGTTTTCCAAATGTAACTCACTTTAGAAATGCAATGTTTCAGACGCCAGATATTGAAGAAACAATGAACGTAACTCGTGAATATTTCGATGCCATTAAAGATGGCCACAAGAAGATCGACCATAATCAAGTCTTCATGGCCGGTGGTCACGGCTAA